The following proteins are co-located in the Lagopus muta isolate bLagMut1 chromosome 11, bLagMut1 primary, whole genome shotgun sequence genome:
- the CCDC71 gene encoding coiled-coil domain-containing protein 71, translating to MNIAVNNVEEKAVHSWSRIYSAGQKVLEEALRVFNPMSKDLSDTETQLVAFIQGLKEEGFQPTILRSKDVYGYSSCTADTPSQAKGSTPHSCAAATTSSPPKTPARSTAAMARASASPTSISVNSSRVSPPVSKGDSTNLLLNSFKQTRSGKSKAPAVGFPASMYPDVYPAVRLSVVLEALVPLKTPTSCLKSKYGRGPLGVSPSDLKLLKVSSQTRQFSSGKTTKIREGKRCKRVGKKAPDSATLALNLLKGLKGGVLQESNACKASGVLNGRIAGSSSQGCTTAPQSKALKIKAKEAPVGKAEWKDSSTYQETVGKKRKRVAEARDAPQRKKSKSIPVQNKTRRARSTLNLLKFWAIKVGNSSSDDEVRRRAQKILRVNLSPVIRIQPLSHSHSVP from the coding sequence ATGAATATTGCAGTGAAcaatgtggaagaaaaagctgTCCATTCCTGGTCGAGAATTTACTCTGCAGGACAAAAAGTGCTGGAGGAAGCCCTCCGAGTCTTCAATCCCATGTCGAAGGACCTTTCAGACACAGAAACCCAGCTGGTGGCCTTCATTCAGGGCCTCAAGGAAGAGGGCTTCCAGCCCACAATTCTGAGGAGCAAAGATGTGTATGGGTACAGCTCGTGCACAGCAGACACACCTAGCCAGGCAAAAGGGAGCACGCcgcacagctgtgctgctgccaccacctccagcccccCTAAGACTCCAGCTAGAAGCACTGCAGCCATGGCGAGGGCATCTGCTTCCCCCACCAGCATTTCTGTGAACTCTTCGAGAGTCTCTCCGCCAGTCTCTAAAGGTGATTCCACAAATCTGCTGCTGAACTCCTTTAAGCAGACCAGGTCGGGGAAGTCCAAGGCCCCAGCAGTGGGCTTTCCTGCAAGCATGTATCCTGATGTGTATCCGGCAGTGAGGCTCTCTGTGGTTCTGGAAGCTCTGGTGCCACTGAAAACCCCCACATCCTGTTTGAAATCCAAGTACGGACGTGGGCCTCTTGGGGTATCACCCTCGGACCTTAAACTCCTTAAGGTTTCAAGCCAGACAAGGCAATTTTCTTCAGGCAAGACCACTAAAATAAGAGAAGGCAAGCGATGTAAGCGTGTGGGAAAGAAAGCACCGGATTCTGCCACCCTCGCTTTAAATCTTCTGAAGGGACTAAAGGGTGgagtgctgcaggagagcaatGCTTGCAAAGCCTCAGGAGTCCTGAACGGAAGAATTGCAGGCAGCTCCTCCCAAGGCTGCACCACAGCACCGCAGTCCAAGGCCTTGAAAATCAAAGCTAAGGAAGCTCCGGTGGGGAAAGCGGAGTGGAAAGATAGCAGCACTTACCAGGAGACTGttgggaagaagaggaaaagagttGCAGAGGCGAGAGATGCGccgcagagaaaaaaatcaaaatccatTCCTGTCCAAAATAAGACTCGACGAGCTCGGAGCACTTTGAACCTGCTGAAATTTTGGGCCATCAAGGTGGGCAACTCTTCTTCCGACGACGAAGTGAGAAGAAGAGCACAGAAGATTCTTAGAGTCAACCTGTCCCCTGTGATCCGAATTCAGCCCTTGTCCCACTCTCACAGCGTCCCCTGA
- the KLHDC8B gene encoding kelch domain-containing protein 8B — MAASSAGAFAWVSFPSMPTRRVYCSAAHHDGQLFVLGGCGGSGRALGAAEVLDLQAQRWTALPPLPTPRAGAATLAVGKQILAVGGVDASQSPLASVEIYHVDEGRWEKAAALAQPSMGIAAVQRDGAVYVLGGMGADTSPQALVRVYEPAKDHWQPLPSMPTPCYGASAFLQGNKIFVLGGRQGKLPVTAFEAFDLETKSWTRYPSVPSRRAFASCAMADSVFFSLGGLQQPGPHNFYSRPHFVNTVEMFDPAQGAWSKPSRAIRMREKRADFVAGCLGRYVVAMGGLGNQSCPLDSVEGFSLTRKRWELLPPMPTGRCSCSSCPAPDLLFVIGGVAQGPSGAVEALCLRDAP; from the exons ATGGCGGCATCAAGTGCGGGTGCCTTTGCGTGGGTCTCCTTCCCCTCCATGCCCACGCGGCGCGTGTACTGCAGCGCGGCGCACCACGACGGGCAGCTCTTCGTGCTGGGTGGCTGTGGAGGCAGCGGGAGAGCCCTGGGAGCAGCCGAGGTGCTTGACCTCCAGGCCCAGCGCTGGACCGCGCTCCCTCCGCTGCCCACGCCACGGGCTGGTGCTGCCACCCTGGCTGTGGGCAAACAGATCCTGGCAGTGGGCGGTGTGGATGCCTCGCAGAGCCCCCTCGCCTCTGTCGAGATCTACCATGTGGATGAGGGCAGGTGGGAGAAGGCAGCAGCGCTGGCACAGCCCTCCATGGGCATCGCGGCCGTGCAGAGAG ATGGTGCCGTCTATGTTCTGGGGGGAATGGGAGCAGATACCTCTCCGCAGGCGCTGGTTCGCGTCTATGAGCCGGCGAAGGACCACTGGCAGCCGCTGCCCTCCATGCCCACACCATGCTATGGGGcctctgccttcctgcagggcAACAAGATCTTCGTCTTGG GGGGCCGGCAGGGCAAGCTGCCCGTCACCGCCTTTGAGGCTTTTGACCTGGAGACAAAGAGCTGGACGCGCTACCCCAGTGTGCCCAGCCGCCGCGCCTTCGCCTCCTGCGCCATGGCTGACAGCGTCTTCTTCAGCCTaggggggctgcagcagccagggccaCACAACTTCTACTCCCGACCACATTTCGTTAACACCGTGGAGATGTTCGACCCCGCGCAGG GTGCGTGGAGCAAGCCCAGCCGTGCCATCCGCATGAGGGAGAAGAGAGCTGACTTCGTTGCTGGCTGTCTGGGAAGATACGTGGTCGCCATGGGTGGCCTTG GGAACCAGTCGTGCCCGCTGGACTCAGTGGAAGGGTTCAGCCTCACACGGAAgaggtgggagctgctgccccccatgcccactggccgctgctcctgctccagctgcccaGCCCCTGACCTGCTCTTCGTCATCGGTGGAGTGGCCCAGGGCCCCAGTGGAGCTGTTGAGGCTCTCTGCCTGCGTGATGCACCCTGA